GTTTTGTTGGAATTTACCAATAAAAAAATCTTCTTTGCTAAAGTATAAACCAAATTTATCTGTCAGCGTATGCAGATTGTCAACCTGCAACATGCCGAAGAACAGAATGTTGTTTTCTTCATTATTAGCCTCTATATGTTTGGGTATAAAGTGACTGTTTTCTACAGCAAGATAATTCTCCTGTCCATATAAGGGAAAGAAAATTTTAGGAATACTTTCGAGGTTATCGTATAATTCTTTAGCCAGAAATACACGTTCACGGGAAAGGAAAGGAATGCCTGCTAAATTTTTTGGTGGAGCAATGGAAGTATTGGCCTCAAAATAGTCGTTGAAATTGAGAATTTCATTTACAGATAGCTTTTTGTCGATCAGATTGCTCAATGGTATGCTAAAATAATTTGCAATTTTAAGCGCAATATCTATTTTTGGTTCAGCACGCATTTCTTCATACGAGGAAATGTTACCTCTTGTTAAGTTAAACAATTCTGCAAAAGCCTGCTGACTGAGGCCTTTTACGTTTCTTAACTTTTTAATATTATAACCTATATTCGACATTTTTTGAAAAAATATGTAAAATTAATTTGCAAAATATTTTTGCATTATTTAACTTTATGCAAACAATATGTGCAATATATAAAAAATAAATTATGAGCTTCTCAAAAATTGAAAAATATATCACAGAAACAGGGTATAAGATTGTTCATAAAAATGAAGATGAAGGAGTCTTTGTTATCGAGAATGAATTGGATGGGATTCGCAATTTAATTGTAGGAGTAGCTATGCCGATAATCATTTTTGAACAATACCTGTTTACAATTCGAAATGAGAGTCTGGAGATGTTTAAAGAGTTGCTTGTTAAGAATCGTGATATTATTCACGGAGGGTTTGCGCTGACAGAGGATGGTGAAAAAGTGATTTATCGCTA
The Sphingobacterium spiritivorum genome window above contains:
- a CDS encoding helix-turn-helix domain-containing protein, with protein sequence MSNIGYNIKKLRNVKGLSQQAFAELFNLTRGNISSYEEMRAEPKIDIALKIANYFSIPLSNLIDKKLSVNEILNFNDYFEANTSIAPPKNLAGIPFLSRERVFLAKELYDNLESIPKIFFPLYGQENYLAVENSHFIPKHIEANNEENNILFFGMLQVDNLHTLTDKFGLYFSKEDFFIGKFQQNGTEISLVLNEWKSQPVSIDQLGDFWKLEGKYNQIP